A window from Aeromonas rivipollensis encodes these proteins:
- the rpmD gene encoding 50S ribosomal protein L30, which produces MANTVKVTQTRSSIGRLPKHKATLRGLGLRRIGHTVELEDTPCVRGMINQVYYMVKVEG; this is translated from the coding sequence ATGGCTAACACTGTAAAAGTAACTCAAACTCGCAGCTCTATCGGCCGTCTGCCAAAGCACAAGGCGACTCTGCGTGGTCTGGGTCTGCGTCGCATTGGTCACACCGTTGAGCTGGAAGATACTCCCTGCGTACGCGGCATGATCAACCAGGTTTATTACATGGTTAAGGTGGAGGGCTAA
- the rpsE gene encoding 30S ribosomal protein S5: MAKVESQAGELQEKLIAVNRVSKTVKGGRIMSFTALTVVGDGNGRVGYGYGKAREVPAAIQKAMEQAKRNLNKVELNNGTLHHPVRGVHSGSTVFMKPASQGTGIIAGGAMRAVLEVAGIHNVLAKTYGSTNPINVVRATVDALVHGQSPEQIAAKRGLRVEEILG; the protein is encoded by the coding sequence ATGGCTAAAGTCGAATCTCAAGCCGGCGAACTGCAAGAAAAGCTGATTGCAGTAAACCGTGTTTCGAAAACTGTTAAAGGTGGTCGTATCATGTCCTTCACCGCGTTGACCGTGGTGGGTGATGGTAACGGCCGTGTAGGTTACGGTTACGGTAAGGCCCGTGAAGTTCCGGCTGCCATTCAAAAGGCAATGGAACAGGCTAAGCGTAACCTGAACAAGGTTGAGCTGAACAATGGCACTCTGCACCACCCGGTGCGCGGTGTTCACTCCGGTTCCACCGTGTTCATGAAGCCGGCCTCACAAGGTACTGGTATCATTGCAGGCGGCGCTATGCGTGCCGTACTGGAAGTGGCCGGTATCCACAACGTGCTGGCTAAGACCTACGGTTCCACCAACCCAATCAACGTTGTTCGCGCAACTGTAGACGCTCTGGTTCACGGTCAATCACCGGAACAGATCGCTGCCAAGCGTGGTCTGCGCGTTGAAGAAATTCTGGGGTAA
- the rplR gene encoding 50S ribosomal protein L18: MDKKAARLRRATRARKKMQELGATRLVVHRTPRHIYAQVIAANGSEVLASASTVEKAISEAIKYTGNADAATAVGKAIAERAIAKGVQNVSFDRSGFKYHGRVAALAAAARDAGLQF, translated from the coding sequence ATGGACAAGAAAGCAGCTCGTCTCCGTCGTGCTACTCGTGCTCGGAAAAAGATGCAGGAACTGGGAGCTACCCGTCTGGTTGTTCACCGTACCCCGCGTCATATCTATGCGCAGGTTATCGCAGCCAACGGTTCCGAAGTTCTGGCCTCTGCTTCTACAGTAGAGAAAGCCATCAGTGAAGCTATTAAATACACCGGTAATGCAGATGCTGCTACCGCTGTAGGTAAAGCAATCGCTGAGCGTGCTATTGCCAAAGGCGTTCAGAACGTATCTTTCGATCGTTCCGGTTTCAAGTATCACGGTCGTGTAGCCGCTCTGGCTGCCGCTGCTCGTGACGCTGGTCTTCAGTTCTAA